A genome region from Cucumis sativus cultivar 9930 chromosome 4, Cucumber_9930_V3, whole genome shotgun sequence includes the following:
- the LOC101222017 gene encoding protein FMP32, mitochondrial isoform X1, whose product MFGMLPQSRMAAGAACKRVGQLVANSGLRRLGVSNVSSFESSIFDHSANNLSASISLISRYRHYECRQISQLVKSNGKRLFLVDTLALVRKLEGQGVPSNQAEAITAAITEVLNDSLENISHSFVSKGEMQKIEMIQDSNLSKFKSEVQSSQGHHFSLLGHETEKLRNDIEKMRSELRYEIDKVTAGQRLDLNLERGRIRDELANQNAETTNLTNKLDREIHGLRAQLEAAKYDVIKYCIGTLVSISAVGLAVLRILM is encoded by the exons ATGTTCGGAATGTTGCCGCAGAGTCGAATGGCCGCTGGTGCGGCTTGTAAACGGGTGGGACAATTGGTGGCCAATTCAGGTTTACGAAGGCTTGGAGTTTCGAATGTGTCTTCATTTGAAAGCTCAATCTTCGACCATTCAGCAAATAATTTGTCGGCATCCATCTCCTTGATTTCTCGGTACAGACACTATGAATGTAGGCAGATCTCTCAGCTTGTGAAATCTAACGGAAAGCGATTGTTTCTAGTCGACACATTAGCCCTA GTTAGAAAATTGGAAGGTCAAGGGGTGCCCTCAAATCAAGCTGAGGCAATTACTGCTGCCATTACTGAAGTGCTAAATGACAGCTTGGAAAATATATCTCATTCATTTGTTTCAAAGGGGGAGATGCAGAAA ATTGAAATGATCCAGGAttcaaatttgtcaaaattcaaatctgaAGTTCAAAGTTCACAG GGgcaccatttttctttattgggACATGAGACTGAAAAACTCCGAAATGATATTGAGAAGATGCGCAGTGAGCTGAG GTATGAAATTGACAAAGTCACTGCTGGACAGCGATTAGACTTGAATCTTGAAAGAGG GAGGATTCGGGATGAGCTAGCTAATCAGAATGCTGAAACAACCAACCTAACTAACAAACTTGATCGG GAAATTCATGGTCTGAGGGCACAGCTAGAAGCTGCAAAATACGATGTAATAAAATACTGCATTGGAACGCTCGTTTCCATTTCTGCTGTTGGTCTGGCTGTACTTCGCATCTTAATGTAA
- the LOC101222017 gene encoding protein FMP32, mitochondrial isoform X2: MAAGAACKRVGQLVANSGLRRLGVSNVSSFESSIFDHSANNLSASISLISRYRHYECRQISQLVKSNGKRLFLVDTLALVRKLEGQGVPSNQAEAITAAITEVLNDSLENISHSFVSKGEMQKIEMIQDSNLSKFKSEVQSSQGHHFSLLGHETEKLRNDIEKMRSELRYEIDKVTAGQRLDLNLERGRIRDELANQNAETTNLTNKLDREIHGLRAQLEAAKYDVIKYCIGTLVSISAVGLAVLRILM; the protein is encoded by the exons ATGGCCGCTGGTGCGGCTTGTAAACGGGTGGGACAATTGGTGGCCAATTCAGGTTTACGAAGGCTTGGAGTTTCGAATGTGTCTTCATTTGAAAGCTCAATCTTCGACCATTCAGCAAATAATTTGTCGGCATCCATCTCCTTGATTTCTCGGTACAGACACTATGAATGTAGGCAGATCTCTCAGCTTGTGAAATCTAACGGAAAGCGATTGTTTCTAGTCGACACATTAGCCCTA GTTAGAAAATTGGAAGGTCAAGGGGTGCCCTCAAATCAAGCTGAGGCAATTACTGCTGCCATTACTGAAGTGCTAAATGACAGCTTGGAAAATATATCTCATTCATTTGTTTCAAAGGGGGAGATGCAGAAA ATTGAAATGATCCAGGAttcaaatttgtcaaaattcaaatctgaAGTTCAAAGTTCACAG GGgcaccatttttctttattgggACATGAGACTGAAAAACTCCGAAATGATATTGAGAAGATGCGCAGTGAGCTGAG GTATGAAATTGACAAAGTCACTGCTGGACAGCGATTAGACTTGAATCTTGAAAGAGG GAGGATTCGGGATGAGCTAGCTAATCAGAATGCTGAAACAACCAACCTAACTAACAAACTTGATCGG GAAATTCATGGTCTGAGGGCACAGCTAGAAGCTGCAAAATACGATGTAATAAAATACTGCATTGGAACGCTCGTTTCCATTTCTGCTGTTGGTCTGGCTGTACTTCGCATCTTAATGTAA
- the LOC101222258 gene encoding transmembrane and coiled-coil domain-containing protein 4, protein MFRPLVSTSSSSPMHMTSFLAPTQRYATGALFALALHQAQIHQTRPLGFSDDDARAEERTSSCSGSSSDSVSEDPELWVHESSALLRPVFRFLEIDSAAWSGLEETAGSGTAKHHIGAFLRLLSEDNENSSEMIEQELALSKSVDAIEENMEKNIISSQSKEKYREYEDEWREKCLPAEAKSKFEEFNKQTESTDGSVVVKQPDDGAWNEAIEQPIEEEKMLSHQRKVVILYELLSACLADISVNKKQSRQRKGYDARHRLALRLLSTWIDIKWMKMEAIETMVACSAMALAKSVAEMGEESPTKESNWDKWKRGGIIGAAALTGGTLMAITGGLAAPAIAAGFSALAPTLGTIIPVIGASGFAAAASAAGTVAGSVAVAASFGAAGAGLTGTKMARRIGSVDEFEFKAIGENHNQGRLAVEITVSGFAFDDKDFVRPWEGLTDNLERYALQWESKNIIAVSTAIQDWLTSRLAMELMKRGAMMTVLSSLLVALAWPATLLAATDFIDSKWTIAVDRSDKAGRILADVLLKGLQGNRPVTLVGYSLGARVIFKCLQYLAETEKNAELVEKVVLLGAPISIKDQNWEAARKMVAGRFVNVYSTNDWMLGIAFRASLLTQGLAGIQPIDIPGIENVDVTDVIEGHSSYLWATRQILEQLELETYYPVFRSSSDRQ, encoded by the exons ATGTTCCGCCCTCTCGTttccacttcttcttcttcacccaTGCACATGACGTCCTTCTTGGCTCCCACTCAGCGCTATGCCACCGGTGCATTGTTTGCACTTGCTCTTCATCAGGCTCAGATCCATCAGACGCGTCCTCTAGGCTTTTCCGACGATGACGCTCGTGCGGAGGAGCGAACCAGTAGTTGTAGCGGTAGTAGCTCTGATTCCGTCTCTGAAGACCCTGAGCTTTGGGTCCATGAATCCTCCGCCCTGCTTCGTCCTGTATTCAG GTTTTTAGAGATTGACTCTGCTGCTTGGTCTGGACTTGAGGAAACTGCAGGATCTGGTACAGCTAAGCATCACATTGGAGCA TTCTTGCGGTTACTATCAGAGGACAATGAAAACTCTTCTGAGATGATAGAACAGGAACTTGCTCTATCTAAATCTGTTGATGCTATAGAAGAAAACATGGAGaagaatattatatcttcTCAGTCTAAGGAAAAATATCGTGAATATGAAGATGAATGGCGAGAGAAGTGCTTGCCTGCCGAggcaaaatcaaaatttgaagaatttaacaaGCAAACAGAAAGCACTGATGGTAGTGTGGTTGTTAAACAGCCAGATGATGGGGCATGGAATGAGGCTATTGAGCAACCTATCGAAGAGGAAAAAATGCTTAGCCACCAAAGAAAAGTGGTCATTCTCTATGAGCTTCTATCTGCTTGTCTGGCAGACATAAGTGTAAACAAGAAACAAAGCCGCCAAAGAAAGGGTTATGATGCCCGGCACCGTTTGGCTTTGAGATTATTATCAACCTGGATTGATATCAAGTGGATGAAAATG GAAGCAATTGAGACAATGGTTGCTTGCTCAGCTATGGCTCTAGCTAAAAGCGTGGCAGAGATGGGAGAAGAAAGCCCTACAAAGGAGAGTAACTGGGATAAGTGGAAACGTGGTGGCATTATTGGTGCAGCTGCATTAACTGGAGGGACCTTGATGGCAATTACAGGAG gaTTAGCTGCACCTGCCATTGCTGCTGGTTTCAGTGCTTTAGCTCCAACATTAGGTACCATCATCCCTGTCATTGGTGCAAGTGGATTTGCTGCAGCTGCCAGTGCTGCAGGGACTGTTGCCGGTTCTGTGGCTGTTGCTGCATCTTTTGGTG CTGCCGGAGCAGGACTTACAGGAACCAAAATGGCTAGGAGAATTGGGAGCGTTGatgagtttgaatttaaagcaATAGGAGAAAATCATAACCAAGGC AGATTAGCAGTTGAGATAACAGTGTCAGGTTTTGCCTTTGATGACAAAGATTTCGTAAGGCCATGGGAAGGACTTACTGATAACTTGGAAAG GTATGCACTGCAGTGGGagtctaaaaatataattgcagTGAGCACTGCAATTCAGGATTGGCTTACTTCAA GACTTGCAATGGAGTTGATGAAGCGAGGTGCCATGATGACTGTTTTGAGCTCTCTCTTAGTAGCACTGGCTTGGCCAGCTACTTTACTTGCGGCTACTGATTTCATTGACAGCAAATGGACAATTGCTGTCGACAG ATCAGATAAAGCTGGTCGAATACTGGCAGATGTGTTGTTAAAAGGTTTACAAGGGAACAG GCCTGTAACACTTGTGGGGTACTCGCTGGGTGCACGTGTAATATTCAAATGTCTCCAATATTTGGCGGAGactgaaaaaaatg CTGAGCTTGTGGAAAAAGTTGTTCTTCTTGGAGCACCCATATCAATTAAAGATCAGAACTGGGAAGCTGCTAGAAAG ATGGTAGCAGGAAGATTTGTGAACGTATACTCCACAAATGATTGGATGCTTGGAATTGCTTTTCGTGCCAG TCTACTTACTCAAGGGTTAGCTGGAATTCAACCTATCGACATCCCTGGCATTGAGAAT GTTGATGTGACAGATGTGATCGAAGGTCACTCCTCGTATCTATGGGCTACTCGCCAAATCTTGGAGCAGCTTGAACTGGAAACCTATTATCCAGTTTTTAGAAGTAGTTCTGACAGGCAATAG